From Erinaceus europaeus chromosome 9, mEriEur2.1, whole genome shotgun sequence, one genomic window encodes:
- the LOC103110624 gene encoding mitochondrial carrier protein SCaMC-3L-like: MPPPTTSFWKQSWARVYGSVFAQTVSSATEHGQHHTQQVLDTGEQVMVPVEVLEAQNRGALWQFLLCGAMAGAVSRTGTAPLDRAKVFMQVYSSKKHLLNLQGGLRSLVQEGGLRSLWRGNGINVIKIAPEYAVKFSVFEKVWGPSAPPAPPSTLPPCPAQISHPFLDPQFPWGGVEAGLSLPPLETLLAQRWGLPSVSLQCVSFLPQVKDSLCVEPTAPSMEEHLLASSLAVATSQSLINPLEVLKTRLTLGWTGQYTGFGDCARKIWRQEGPHAFYRGYLPNMIGIVPYAITELAVYELIQRVWKKPGKDTEEPGGLVNLTSFTLSTTCGQIASYPFTLIRTRMQAQGQSGLWSGTS, encoded by the exons ATGCCCCCTCCAACAACCTCATTCTGGAAGCAGAGCTGGGCGAGAGTCTATGGTTCTGTGTTTGCACAGACAGTATCCTctgccactgagcatgggcagCACCACACCCAACAG GTGCTGGACACAGGGGAGCAGGTGATGGTCCCTGTGGAGGTCCTGGAAGCACAGAACCGGGGGGCACTCTGGCAGTTCCTGCTGTGTGGAGCCATGGCCGGGGCTGTGTCTCGCACGGGGACAGCACCGCTGGACAGGGCCAAGGTCTTCATGCAG gTGTACTCCTCCAAGAAACACCTGCTGAACCTCCAGGGCGGCCTGCGGAGCCTGGTCCAGGAGGGTGGGCTGCGCTCACTCTGGAGGGGCAACGgcataaatgtcatcaaaatcgCCCCAGAATATGCAGTGAAATTTTCTGTTTTTGAGAAGGTGTGGGGACCCTctgctcccccagccccaccctccaCACTCCCTCCTTGCCCTGCCCAGATTTCACACCCTTTCCTGGACCCACAGtttccctggggtggggtggaggcaggcctctctctgcctcccctggaGACACTGCTGGCACAGAGGTGGGGGCTGCCCAGTGTTTCTCTCCAGTGTGTATCCTTCCTGCCCCAGGTGAAGGACTCCCTTTGTGTGGAGCCCACGGCTCCCTCCATGGAGGAGCACCTTCTGGCCAGCTCCCTGGCTGTGGCCACCTCACAGTCGCTCATCAACCCCTTGGAG GTGCTGAAGACCCGGCTCACCCTGGGATGGACCGGCCAGTACACAGGGTTTGGGGACTGTGCCCGCAAGATCTGGAGGCAGGAGGGACCCCACGCCTTCTACCGTGGCTACCTGCCCAACATGATTGGCATAGTACCCTATGCCATCACCGAGCTGGCGGTATACGAG CTGATCCAGCGTGTATGGAAGAAGCCGGGCAAGGACACAGAAGAGCCTGGGGGCCTGGTCAACCTAACGTCTTTCACCCTCTCCACCACCTGTGGGCAGATTGCTAGCTACCCCTTTACCCTCATTAGAACTAGGATGCAGGCCCAAGGTCAGTCTGGCCTCTGGTCAGGCACCAGTTGA
- the LOC103110625 gene encoding mitochondrial carrier protein SCaMC-3L-like, whose translation MQGASLLLPVQVLKTQLTLGQTGQYTGLGDCACKIWRHELTQAFYRGYLPNMIGIVLYAITELAVYELIHCVWRKPGKDTEEHECLVNLTSFTLPTTCGQISFFPLYPIRTRMQAQESIQGSAPSMRAILGSILTQQGWRGFFRGLGPGLLKVLPACGLRYVTYEAFKKCWATCQGGRVPCGVRVVFRRILGSVGCFTPNLLKVLSM comes from the exons ATGCAAGGAGCCTCCCTTCTGCTCCCTGTCCAGGTGCTGAAGACCCAGCTCACCCTGGGACAGACCGGCCAGTACACAGGGTTAGGGGACTGTGCCTGCAAGATTTGGAGGCATGAGTTGACCCAGGCCTTCTACCGTGGCTACCTGCCCAACATGATTGGCATAGTCCTCTATGCCATCACTGAGCTGGCGGTGTATGAG CTGATCCACTGTGTATGGAGGAAGCCGGGCAAGGACACAGAAGAGCATGAGTGCCTGGTCAACCTAACGTCTTTCACCCTCCCCACCACCTGTgggcagatttcttttttt CCCCTTTACCCCATAAGAACTAGGATGCAGGCCCAAG AGAGCATCCAGGGCTCAGCCCCCAGCATGAGGGCCATCTTAGGGAGCATCCTGACACAGCAGGGTTGGAGGGGTTTCTTCAGGGGGCTAGGCCCCGGTCTCCTGAAGGTGCTGCCTGCCTGCGGCCTACGCTATGTCACATATGAAGCTTTTAAGAAATGCTGGGCAACTTGTCAAGGAGGCAGGGTCCCATGCGGTGTGAGGGTTGTCTTCAGAAGAATCCTGGGGTCTGTTGGATGTTTCACCCCCAACCTCCTGAAGGTGCTGTCCATGTGA